A single window of Cetobacterium sp. ZOR0034 DNA harbors:
- a CDS encoding YjiH family protein — protein MAILKFGIYSLIGLLAFLAPISIGGESSIIMGHLKNFVLNNYSSWVNFLIMFCSTITIAGTILGFIKKSFKEQYLNDLFVTDKLSGILRIGGSLMFIMISLGVAPEFLSNENTGGLMAGDMIPPLMVTFFIGVMLMPLLTSFGLVEFIGTLIAPIMKKVFKVPGYAAIDALASFLGDGTIGIVVTDQQYQKGYYTQREAAIIATSFSIVGISFAAVVADLLQFSKIFWVFYGTIAFSTIVAGFIIARLPLKKFKNEYFEGNKVDDNGAKSFAEALHLATSTAGKASEKEIVVDSLFKVLVIYITFIPVIMCVGSIGLVIAENTSFFNILSMPLMPILKMLGFSQEVASQMAPAMIVGFSDMYLPALFIENTTSEVARFIVGTLSFAQLIFLSETGMILVNSKMGFSILDVAKFFILRTIITFPVIYTIAMILVKFGILSY, from the coding sequence ATGGCAATACTAAAATTTGGTATTTATTCTTTAATAGGACTATTAGCTTTTTTAGCTCCTATTTCAATTGGTGGTGAGTCTTCTATAATAATGGGTCACCTAAAAAACTTTGTTCTAAATAACTATTCAAGTTGGGTTAATTTCCTAATAATGTTCTGTTCTACAATAACAATAGCTGGAACAATCTTAGGATTTATTAAAAAAAGCTTTAAAGAGCAATACTTAAATGACCTTTTCGTGACTGATAAACTTAGTGGTATTTTAAGAATTGGTGGATCTTTAATGTTTATAATGATCTCACTTGGAGTTGCACCTGAATTTTTAAGTAATGAGAATACTGGTGGATTAATGGCTGGAGATATGATTCCTCCTCTTATGGTTACTTTCTTCATAGGAGTTATGTTAATGCCACTACTTACATCTTTTGGACTTGTTGAATTTATTGGAACACTTATCGCTCCAATTATGAAAAAAGTATTCAAGGTTCCTGGTTATGCTGCTATTGATGCTCTTGCTTCATTCTTAGGAGATGGAACAATTGGTATAGTAGTTACAGATCAACAATATCAAAAAGGATACTACACTCAAAGAGAGGCTGCTATAATCGCAACTTCATTCTCTATCGTTGGTATTTCATTTGCTGCTGTTGTTGCTGATTTATTACAATTTTCGAAAATTTTCTGGGTATTCTACGGAACAATAGCTTTCTCAACTATAGTTGCTGGATTTATTATCGCTAGATTACCATTAAAAAAGTTTAAAAATGAATATTTCGAAGGTAACAAAGTTGATGATAATGGAGCTAAAAGTTTTGCAGAGGCTTTACACTTAGCTACATCAACTGCTGGAAAGGCATCTGAAAAAGAGATTGTTGTAGATTCATTATTCAAAGTTTTAGTTATCTACATTACATTTATTCCGGTTATTATGTGTGTTGGTTCTATCGGTTTAGTTATTGCTGAAAATACAAGTTTCTTCAATATACTTTCTATGCCTTTAATGCCAATCTTAAAAATGCTTGGATTCTCACAAGAGGTTGCATCTCAAATGGCACCAGCTATGATTGTTGGATTCTCTGACATGTATTTACCTGCATTATTCATTGAAAATACTACTAGTGAAGTAGCTAGATTCATTGTTGGAACGCTGTCGTTTGCGCAACTAATCTTCTTGAGTGAAACAGGAATGATTCTTGTTAACTCTAAAATGGGATTCTCTATCTTAGATGTTGCGAAGTTTTTCATCTTAAGAACAATAATCACATTCCCAGTTATATATACAATCGCTATGATACTTGTTAAATTTGGAATATTATCATACTAA
- a CDS encoding MATE family efflux transporter translates to MTLERKKSLFSITIPIFLELLLVTVVGNIDTIMLGRFSDKAVGAVGGMSQVLLIQNTILSFICLGTTILMAQFIGAKNHKSTKEVIAVSLIMNVFIGLVLGLVYFIGWEWILVKIKLPLALRDMGMNYFKLVGGLCIFQAISLTNGAILKSYGNTKPMLFVNIGVNLLNILGNGMFIFGWLGAPVLGVTGVGLSTVFSRFIGAIVSLVVMSYFCKFRFEDLKKFTFEKVKKILSIGIPTAGEHLTWSLTQVIILSMVNTMGTIEITARTYLALISSFIMIFSIALGHGTAIQVGQLVGAGDKDKAYDQCMRSLTLSFISATIISLLVYIFRYGIMEMFTKDAEVIKAAAKVFPWMIYIETGRTFNIVVINALHAAGDIKFPMIMGCIVMLGVAAPLSWILGIRMEWMLVGVWIANGTDEWIRGFGMLWRWKTKRWMAKGFI, encoded by the coding sequence ATGACGTTAGAACGAAAAAAATCATTATTTTCAATAACGATTCCGATCTTTTTAGAGTTGTTACTAGTGACAGTAGTGGGAAATATTGATACGATTATGCTTGGAAGATTCAGTGATAAGGCTGTAGGGGCAGTTGGAGGTATGAGTCAGGTATTATTGATTCAAAATACAATTCTAAGTTTTATCTGTTTAGGTACTACGATACTAATGGCTCAATTTATAGGAGCTAAAAATCATAAATCAACAAAAGAGGTAATTGCTGTTTCTTTAATAATGAATGTGTTCATAGGTCTAGTTCTAGGTCTGGTATACTTTATAGGTTGGGAATGGATTTTAGTAAAAATAAAATTACCTTTAGCTTTGAGAGATATGGGAATGAATTATTTTAAACTTGTTGGAGGTCTTTGTATATTCCAAGCGATTTCGTTAACGAATGGAGCTATTTTAAAAAGTTATGGAAATACAAAACCGATGCTTTTTGTAAATATAGGAGTTAACCTTTTAAATATTTTAGGAAATGGTATGTTTATATTTGGATGGTTGGGAGCACCTGTTTTAGGAGTTACAGGAGTTGGGCTATCAACAGTATTCTCGAGATTTATAGGAGCTATAGTTTCTCTGGTAGTTATGTCATATTTCTGTAAGTTTAGATTTGAAGATTTGAAAAAATTTACTTTCGAAAAAGTAAAAAAAATATTATCGATAGGAATTCCGACAGCTGGAGAGCATCTAACTTGGAGTCTAACACAAGTTATAATACTTTCTATGGTAAATACGATGGGAACAATAGAGATTACAGCAAGAACATACTTAGCATTGATTTCATCTTTTATTATGATATTCTCGATAGCATTAGGACATGGAACGGCTATTCAAGTTGGACAACTTGTTGGTGCAGGAGATAAGGATAAAGCTTATGATCAGTGTATGAGAAGTTTAACACTTTCATTTATTTCGGCGACAATTATTTCTTTATTGGTGTATATTTTTAGATATGGAATTATGGAGATGTTTACAAAGGATGCAGAAGTAATAAAAGCTGCAGCGAAAGTTTTCCCGTGGATGATATATATTGAAACTGGAAGAACATTTAATATAGTTGTAATAAATGCACTTCATGCAGCAGGAGATATAAAATTCCCGATGATTATGGGATGTATCGTTATGTTAGGAGTTGCAGCACCACTTTCTTGGATTTTAGGAATAAGAATGGAATGGATGTTAGTTGGAGTTTGGATAGCTAATGGAACAGATGAATGGATAAGAGGATTTGGAATGCTTTGGCGTTGGAAAACAAAGAGATGGATGGCCAAAGGGTTTATATAA
- a CDS encoding DNA processing protein DprA, giving the protein MYSKDDMILWSMIGSMIVDVGRLEVLAFSPEYLFKVFRRSSELGVNVFKESYKDVLEIINELKDGVEKEKIKNLFGDFKILRDLKNGIQKEKNLMEKENIKMCTYFCSDYPEKLRLCKTPPFVLYYKGKPLDNDFLTDSISIVGTRNPEDEKITQFTEEIVRNLKQKLRYNISGLALGCDTIGHKITMEHEIKNIAILGQGLGTEIYPKENLELSKEILENEGTLVSELPPSIGVRGIYLLARNRLQAYLAEELLVLETGNKGGTITTIKAAFLEKRKVYIRNIKKNQTMFTLKNISKLTFISCYSDMEIIKILTAKPATLFTFKFS; this is encoded by the coding sequence ATGTATTCGAAAGATGATATGATTTTGTGGTCTATGATAGGATCTATGATTGTAGATGTAGGTAGATTAGAAGTTTTAGCTTTTTCACCTGAGTATTTATTTAAGGTTTTTAGAAGATCAAGTGAGTTAGGAGTAAATGTCTTTAAAGAGAGTTATAAGGATGTTTTAGAAATTATAAACGAATTGAAAGATGGAGTAGAGAAAGAAAAAATAAAGAATTTGTTTGGTGATTTTAAGATTTTGAGAGATCTGAAAAATGGAATACAAAAAGAAAAAAATCTAATGGAGAAAGAGAATATAAAAATGTGTACATATTTTTGTTCTGATTATCCTGAGAAGTTGCGATTGTGTAAAACGCCACCATTTGTTTTATATTATAAAGGAAAACCTTTAGATAATGATTTTTTGACTGACAGCATATCGATAGTAGGAACGAGAAATCCTGAAGATGAAAAAATAACACAATTTACAGAGGAGATTGTAAGAAATCTTAAGCAAAAATTGAGATATAATATAAGTGGTTTGGCCTTAGGGTGTGATACGATTGGGCATAAAATAACAATGGAGCATGAGATAAAAAATATAGCTATCTTAGGTCAAGGGCTAGGAACAGAGATATATCCAAAAGAAAATTTAGAATTGAGTAAAGAGATACTTGAAAATGAGGGGACGCTAGTTTCAGAACTTCCTCCGAGTATAGGTGTTAGAGGGATTTATTTGTTGGCAAGAAATAGACTTCAAGCTTATTTAGCTGAGGAGTTATTAGTTTTGGAGACGGGAAATAAAGGTGGAACAATAACGACTATAAAAGCAGCTTTTTTAGAAAAAAGAAAAGTTTATATCAGAAATATAAAGAAGAATCAAACTATGTTTACGTTGAAGAATATATCGAAATTGACATTTATAAGTTGTTATTCTGATATGGAGATAATAAAAATTTTGACAGCAAAGCCAGCAACACTTTTTACATTTAAGTTTTCTTAA
- the mglC gene encoding galactose/methyl galactoside ABC transporter permease MglC codes for MELNNEEKKNGFFKGKDTKKLLLDGGLYIVLLILIAGIIIKEPAFLSFRNMRNILTQSSVRTILALGVAGIIVTQGTDLSVGRQVGLSAVISATLLQAVTNVNKVFPGLDTLPIPVVILIICVIGAFVGFLNGFVVAYLNVTPFVATLGSMIIIYGANSLYYDYVGASPIAGFSKSFTTFAQGFFTIGGFRFNYLIIYAALAVLFIWILWNKTTFGKNLFAVGGNPEAARVSGVNVKKTLLLVYTLSGIFYAFGGMLEAGRVGSATNNLGNMYEMDAIAACVVGGVSFSGGVGTVPGVLIGVIIFTVINYGLTFIGVNPYWQYIIKGVIIVMAVALDTLKYVKKK; via the coding sequence ATGGAACTAAATAATGAAGAGAAAAAAAATGGTTTCTTTAAGGGGAAAGATACAAAAAAACTTTTATTAGATGGAGGATTGTATATTGTTCTTCTAATATTGATAGCAGGAATAATAATAAAAGAACCGGCGTTCTTAAGTTTTAGAAATATGAGAAATATTTTAACGCAATCATCTGTTAGAACAATCTTGGCTCTTGGTGTTGCGGGTATAATAGTAACTCAAGGAACAGATCTTTCAGTAGGAAGACAAGTTGGATTGTCGGCAGTAATTTCAGCAACACTATTACAAGCTGTTACAAATGTTAATAAGGTATTTCCTGGATTAGATACGTTACCAATACCAGTAGTTATTTTAATAATATGTGTAATTGGAGCTTTTGTAGGATTTTTAAATGGATTTGTTGTTGCATACCTAAATGTAACACCGTTTGTTGCTACTTTAGGATCGATGATAATAATATATGGAGCGAACTCTTTGTATTATGATTATGTTGGAGCATCTCCAATTGCAGGATTCTCTAAAAGTTTTACAACTTTTGCACAGGGATTTTTTACAATAGGAGGATTTAGATTTAATTATCTAATAATATATGCAGCATTAGCAGTATTGTTTATTTGGATTTTATGGAATAAAACAACATTTGGAAAGAATCTCTTTGCAGTTGGTGGAAATCCTGAAGCTGCAAGAGTATCGGGAGTAAATGTAAAGAAAACACTTTTACTAGTTTATACTTTATCAGGAATCTTCTATGCATTCGGTGGAATGTTAGAAGCGGGAAGAGTTGGAAGTGCTACAAATAACTTAGGGAACATGTATGAGATGGATGCTATAGCTGCTTGTGTAGTTGGAGGAGTTTCATTCTCAGGAGGAGTTGGAACAGTTCCAGGAGTTTTAATTGGAGTTATAATATTTACAGTTATAAACTACGGATTGACGTTTATAGGAGTAAACCCATATTGGCAATATATAATAAAAGGGGTAATAATAGTGATGGCAGTTGCTTTAGATACGTTAAAGTATGTAAAGAAGAAATAG
- the nrdG gene encoding anaerobic ribonucleoside-triphosphate reductase activating protein, with product MNYSGIKYTDMINGEGIRVSLFVSGCSHFCKDCFNSDTWDPNYGSPFTEEIENEILDYFKKYNKSIKGLSLLGGDPTYIENIDPLVNFIKKFKNSFPEKDIWIWSGFTWEIIIANPKLLSLIKLCDILVDGKFNIEEKDLNLKWRGSKNQRVIDIKRSLELKEIITYID from the coding sequence ATGAACTATTCTGGTATCAAATATACAGATATGATTAATGGAGAAGGAATTAGAGTAAGTCTTTTCGTAAGTGGATGTTCTCACTTTTGTAAAGATTGCTTTAACTCTGACACATGGGACCCTAACTACGGGTCTCCTTTTACAGAAGAGATTGAAAATGAGATTTTAGACTATTTTAAGAAATACAATAAAAGTATTAAAGGGCTTTCTTTATTAGGTGGAGACCCTACATATATAGAGAATATAGATCCACTTGTAAACTTTATTAAAAAATTTAAGAATAGTTTTCCAGAAAAAGATATTTGGATTTGGTCTGGTTTTACTTGGGAAATAATTATTGCTAACCCAAAACTCCTATCTCTTATAAAATTATGTGATATTTTAGTTGATGGTAAATTTAACATCGAAGAGAAGGATTTAAATCTAAAATGGCGTGGAAGTAAAAACCAAAGAGTTATAGATATTAAAAGAAGTTTAGAATTAAAAGAAATAATCACATATATAGATTAA
- the mglA gene encoding galactose/methyl galactoside ABC transporter ATP-binding protein MglA encodes MEKYLLEMVEVSKSFPGVKALDKVNLKIRPHTVHALMGENGAGKSTLMKCLFGIYSKDEGKVFLDGKEVNFISAKDALENGVSMVHQELNQVLQRTVMDNVWLGRYPLKGIFVDHKKMYEDTKEIFKELEIDVDPKAKVSTLSVSQMQMVEIAKAFSYNSKIIVMDEPTSSLTEKEVGHLFKIIKKLTDRGCGVVYISHKMEEIKEICDDITILRDGQWVATKSLDGITTDEIISMMVGRSLTQRFPEKTNHPENIILEVEGLTAKNGPSIMDVTFNLRKGEILGIAGLVGSKRTDIVETIFGIREKSTGTVTINGKVVENRSSLEAIQNGFALVTEERRATGIFPQLNVEFNSLISNMSHYEGKNKLLNGNKMYGDTKWVIDSMRVKTPNQKTPIGNLSGGNQQKVIIGRWLLTSPDILMLDEPTRGIDVGAKYEIYQLMLDLANKGKGIIMISSEMPELLGVTDRILVMSNGRIAGIVDTKETTQEEILKLASLYL; translated from the coding sequence ATGGAGAAATATTTACTAGAGATGGTAGAGGTATCAAAATCTTTTCCTGGAGTTAAAGCTCTAGATAAAGTTAATTTAAAAATAAGACCTCATACTGTTCATGCTTTGATGGGTGAAAATGGAGCAGGAAAGTCAACGTTAATGAAATGTTTATTTGGAATTTATTCTAAAGATGAGGGTAAGGTATTTTTAGATGGAAAAGAGGTAAACTTTATATCAGCTAAAGATGCTTTAGAAAATGGAGTTTCTATGGTTCATCAGGAGCTGAACCAAGTTTTACAAAGAACTGTAATGGACAATGTCTGGTTAGGTAGATATCCGTTAAAAGGGATATTTGTAGATCATAAAAAGATGTACGAAGATACAAAAGAGATATTCAAAGAGTTAGAAATAGATGTAGACCCGAAAGCAAAGGTTTCAACACTATCTGTTTCACAGATGCAGATGGTTGAAATAGCAAAAGCCTTTTCTTATAATTCTAAGATAATAGTAATGGATGAGCCGACATCCTCTCTAACGGAAAAAGAGGTGGGACATCTTTTTAAGATTATCAAAAAATTGACAGACAGAGGTTGTGGAGTTGTTTATATATCTCATAAGATGGAGGAGATAAAAGAGATTTGTGATGATATAACGATACTTAGGGATGGGCAATGGGTAGCTACAAAAAGTTTAGATGGAATAACAACAGATGAGATTATTAGTATGATGGTTGGAAGATCTTTAACTCAGAGATTCCCTGAAAAGACAAATCATCCAGAAAATATTATTTTAGAGGTTGAAGGATTGACAGCTAAAAATGGGCCATCAATAATGGATGTAACTTTTAATCTAAGAAAAGGAGAGATTTTAGGAATTGCAGGGTTGGTTGGTTCTAAAAGAACAGATATAGTTGAAACAATTTTTGGAATCAGAGAGAAATCGACTGGAACAGTTACAATCAATGGAAAAGTGGTGGAAAATAGAAGTAGTTTGGAAGCGATACAAAATGGATTTGCACTTGTAACGGAAGAACGAAGAGCTACAGGAATATTTCCACAACTAAATGTTGAGTTTAACTCTTTGATTTCAAATATGAGTCACTATGAGGGAAAGAATAAATTATTAAATGGAAATAAAATGTACGGAGATACAAAATGGGTTATAGATTCGATGAGAGTTAAAACTCCAAATCAAAAAACGCCTATAGGAAATCTTTCTGGTGGAAATCAACAAAAAGTAATTATTGGAAGATGGCTTTTAACTAGTCCAGATATTTTGATGTTAGATGAGCCAACAAGGGGAATAGATGTAGGAGCTAAATATGAAATTTATCAATTGATGCTAGATTTGGCAAATAAAGGAAAGGGTATAATAATGATATCTTCTGAGATGCCAGAACTTTTAGGAGTTACTGATAGAATTTTGGTTATGAGTAATGGAAGAATAGCGGGGATAGTTGATACAAAAGAAACAACTCAAGAAGAGATTTTAAAATTAGCATCATTATATTTATAG
- the mglB gene encoding galactose/glucose ABC transporter substrate-binding protein MglB has translation MKRVSVLLGALALTTVASAAPTKIGVTIYRYDDNFMSTVRQSIEAVAKNDKDVEVLMNDSQNDQSKQNDQVDVLIAKGVDALAINLVDPAAASTVIAKAKAEDIPVVFYNKEPSKADMDSYDKAYYVGTDSKESGVIQGELIAKHWAMHPEWDLNKDGVVQYVLLKGEPGHPDAEARTTYVTKTLNEKGVKTQELHMDTGMWDAAMAKDKMEAWLSGPNGDKIEVVIANNDGMAMGAVEALKANGRAKTPVFGVDALAEVLVMVENGEIAGTVLNDGKNQGEATYEIAKNLARKKAPTEGTKWELKDKILRVPYVGVDKDNLNDFKK, from the coding sequence ATGAAGAGAGTTTCGGTTTTATTAGGAGCATTAGCTCTAACAACAGTAGCATCGGCAGCACCAACAAAAATTGGAGTGACAATTTATCGTTATGATGACAACTTTATGTCAACAGTGAGACAAAGTATTGAAGCAGTTGCAAAAAATGATAAAGATGTTGAAGTATTAATGAACGATTCACAAAATGACCAATCTAAACAAAATGATCAGGTGGATGTTTTAATTGCAAAAGGTGTTGACGCTTTAGCAATTAACTTAGTTGATCCAGCTGCAGCATCAACAGTTATAGCAAAAGCAAAAGCAGAAGATATTCCAGTTGTATTCTACAATAAAGAACCATCTAAGGCTGATATGGATAGCTATGATAAAGCTTATTATGTGGGAACAGACTCAAAAGAATCTGGAGTAATCCAAGGTGAATTAATAGCTAAACATTGGGCTATGCATCCTGAATGGGATTTAAATAAAGATGGGGTAGTTCAATATGTTTTATTAAAAGGAGAGCCTGGACATCCAGATGCAGAAGCTAGAACAACTTATGTAACAAAAACTCTTAACGAAAAAGGAGTAAAAACTCAAGAGTTACATATGGATACTGGTATGTGGGATGCAGCTATGGCAAAAGATAAAATGGAAGCTTGGTTATCAGGACCAAATGGAGATAAAATAGAGGTAGTTATTGCAAATAACGATGGAATGGCTATGGGAGCAGTAGAAGCTTTAAAAGCTAACGGTAGAGCAAAAACACCAGTATTTGGAGTTGATGCGTTAGCTGAGGTTTTAGTTATGGTGGAAAATGGAGAGATAGCTGGAACTGTGTTAAATGATGGTAAAAATCAAGGAGAAGCTACATATGAAATAGCTAAAAACTTAGCAAGAAAGAAAGCTCCAACAGAAGGAACTAAGTGGGAGTTAAAAGATAAGATATTAAGAGTACCATATGTAGGTGTAGATAAAGACAATTTAAATGATTTTAAAAAGTAA
- a CDS encoding glucosaminidase domain-containing protein has translation MLKKLIICMLTFFLYSSISFSTEIDFHIPHEIKYKTIEVKSVKDLERKPTGNHVYSLDGLDLKKLSVTNRKEAFISMLLPSIEVVNQEIDRDISIIDALSKKTSHTTEEKKELDRIFKAYKVSAYNWPELKRRMIKYPTSLILSQAAIESGWGTSRVFKEKNNLFGMNAFKHTNRTYKEYDSIKDSVKDFVLTLSRVNAYKSLRTRVHAGESPTQIAYGLTSYSELKGAYIKKVQTMLKSNNFEKYDDA, from the coding sequence ATGTTGAAAAAATTAATTATCTGCATGCTTACTTTTTTCCTTTATTCATCTATCTCATTTTCTACTGAAATTGATTTTCATATTCCACATGAAATCAAATATAAAACTATAGAAGTTAAATCAGTTAAAGATTTAGAGAGAAAACCTACTGGAAATCACGTCTACTCTTTAGATGGATTGGATCTAAAAAAATTAAGTGTCACGAATAGAAAAGAAGCATTTATTTCAATGCTACTCCCTAGTATTGAAGTAGTAAACCAAGAAATCGATAGAGATATATCTATCATTGATGCTTTATCAAAAAAAACATCACATACTACGGAAGAAAAAAAAGAATTAGATAGAATTTTTAAAGCCTATAAAGTCTCTGCTTATAATTGGCCTGAGTTAAAAAGAAGAATGATTAAATATCCAACTTCTTTAATTTTATCTCAAGCAGCAATAGAAAGTGGCTGGGGAACATCAAGAGTTTTTAAAGAAAAAAATAATCTTTTTGGTATGAATGCATTTAAACATACTAATCGTACTTATAAAGAATATGATTCTATTAAAGATTCTGTTAAAGATTTTGTTCTAACTCTTTCTAGAGTTAATGCATATAAATCACTTAGAACCAGAGTTCATGCTGGCGAATCTCCTACACAGATAGCTTACGGTTTAACAAGCTACTCAGAATTAAAAGGAGCGTATATAAAAAAAGTTCAAACAATGCTTAAAAGTAATAATTTTGAAAAATATGACGATGCATAA
- the nrdD gene encoding anaerobic ribonucleoside-triphosphate reductase, whose product MKEVIKRDGSTVRFDKSRIVRAITMSFTQKEKAVNAELIEKIATQIENLDTPKMHVEDIQDLVVKKLMGSSEKDIALSYQEYRTIKNELRKKEQVIYKKIGELIDASNEDMLNENANKDGKTISVQRDLLAGISSKDYYLNRILPKHLKEAHESGRIHIHDLDYLLFRETNCELVNIEQMLANGCNIGNAKMLEPNSVEVAVGHIVQIIASVSSNTYGGCSIPYLDRALVPYIIKSFKKHFAKGLKYVERLSGDVIESVISENEIKYSNETLKEKYPMAFDYAVDMTEESVKQSMQGLEYEINSLSTVNGQTPFTTVGIGTETSWEGKLVQKFVFKTRMEGFGAKKETAIFPKIVYAVCDGLNFNEEDPNWDISQLAFECMTKSVYPDILFVTPEQVKNGTVVYPMGCRAFLSPWKDENGVEKYSGRFNIGATTINLPRIAIKNRGDEAGFYKELDEVLNMCKENNIFRAKYLENTPAEIAPILWMAGALAEKDAKETIKDLIWGGYATVSIGYIGLSEVSELLYGKNFALDEESYEKSFKVLEYISKKVKEFKEETNLGFALYSTPSESLCDRFAQIDLKEFGVIEGITDKEYYDNSFHVSSKININPFEKLRLEAPGHTLASGGHISYIETDSLKKNLEAVYQVLKYAQSIGIHYMGINQPVDKCHICDFNGEFLATERGFECPQCGNHDSTKMNVIRRVCGYLAQPDSRPFNKGKQKEVINRVKHM is encoded by the coding sequence TTGAAGGAAGTTATTAAAAGAGATGGTTCAACTGTACGTTTTGACAAAAGTAGAATTGTAAGAGCTATAACAATGTCTTTCACACAAAAAGAAAAAGCTGTTAATGCTGAGCTTATCGAAAAAATAGCAACTCAAATAGAAAATCTTGATACTCCTAAGATGCATGTTGAAGATATCCAAGATTTAGTTGTAAAAAAACTTATGGGATCTTCTGAAAAAGACATTGCTCTTTCTTATCAAGAATATCGTACTATAAAAAATGAACTAAGAAAAAAAGAACAAGTTATATATAAAAAAATTGGTGAACTAATTGACGCGTCAAACGAAGATATGCTAAATGAAAATGCCAATAAAGATGGAAAAACTATATCTGTTCAAAGAGATCTTTTAGCTGGAATCTCATCAAAAGATTACTATCTAAATAGAATCTTACCAAAACATTTAAAAGAAGCTCACGAAAGTGGAAGAATTCATATACACGACCTTGATTACCTTCTTTTCAGAGAAACAAATTGTGAGTTAGTTAATATAGAACAGATGCTTGCAAATGGATGTAACATTGGAAATGCTAAAATGCTTGAACCTAACTCTGTTGAGGTTGCCGTTGGACATATTGTTCAAATCATTGCCTCTGTTTCATCTAACACATATGGTGGATGTTCTATCCCTTACCTAGATAGAGCCTTAGTTCCATATATCATAAAAAGCTTTAAAAAGCATTTTGCAAAAGGATTAAAATATGTTGAAAGATTATCTGGAGATGTTATTGAATCTGTAATATCTGAAAACGAAATTAAATATTCTAATGAGACTTTAAAAGAAAAATATCCAATGGCATTTGACTATGCTGTAGATATGACTGAGGAATCTGTTAAACAATCTATGCAAGGATTAGAATATGAAATAAACAGCTTATCTACAGTTAATGGACAAACTCCATTTACAACTGTTGGTATAGGTACTGAAACTTCTTGGGAAGGAAAACTTGTTCAAAAGTTTGTCTTCAAAACAAGAATGGAAGGATTTGGAGCTAAAAAGGAAACTGCTATCTTCCCTAAAATAGTTTATGCTGTTTGCGATGGATTAAACTTTAACGAAGAGGATCCTAACTGGGATATATCTCAATTAGCTTTCGAATGTATGACAAAATCTGTTTATCCAGATATTCTATTTGTAACACCAGAACAAGTTAAGAACGGTACTGTTGTTTATCCTATGGGATGTAGAGCGTTCCTTTCTCCTTGGAAAGATGAAAATGGAGTAGAAAAATACTCAGGTAGATTCAATATAGGTGCTACAACTATAAACCTGCCTAGAATAGCTATCAAAAATAGAGGTGATGAAGCTGGATTCTATAAAGAGTTGGATGAAGTTTTAAATATGTGTAAAGAAAATAATATCTTTAGAGCTAAGTATTTAGAAAATACTCCTGCTGAAATTGCACCAATCCTTTGGATGGCTGGAGCTCTTGCTGAAAAAGATGCTAAAGAAACTATTAAAGATTTAATCTGGGGTGGATATGCTACTGTTTCTATCGGATATATCGGATTGAGTGAAGTTTCTGAACTTCTTTATGGTAAAAACTTTGCTTTAGATGAAGAATCTTATGAAAAATCATTTAAAGTTTTAGAGTATATCTCTAAAAAAGTAAAAGAATTCAAAGAGGAAACTAATTTAGGATTCGCTCTTTATTCAACACCATCTGAATCTCTTTGTGACAGATTTGCACAAATTGACTTAAAAGAATTTGGAGTAATTGAAGGAATCACTGATAAAGAGTACTATGACAACTCTTTCCATGTTTCTTCTAAAATTAATATAAATCCATTCGAAAAATTAAGATTAGAAGCTCCAGGACATACTCTAGCTTCTGGTGGACATATCAGTTATATAGAAACTGATTCACTAAAGAAAAACCTTGAAGCTGTTTATCAAGTTTTAAAATATGCTCAATCAATAGGAATACATTATATGGGGATTAATCAACCTGTTGATAAGTGTCATATCTGTGACTTCAATGGAGAATTCTTAGCTACTGAAAGAGGATTCGAGTGTCCTCAATGTGGAAATCACGATTCTACTAAGATGAACGTTATAAGAAGAGTTTGCGGATATCTAGCTCAACCTGATAGCAGACCTTTCAATAAAGGAAAACAAAAAGAGGTAATAAACAGAGTTAAACATATGTAA